In Paralcaligenes sp. KSB-10, the following are encoded in one genomic region:
- a CDS encoding ABC transporter substrate-binding protein yields the protein MNTHKILCALSLASAMMALGSGVASARDLTVVNFGGANGDAQDAAFIKPLEKQTGKKIITVAYNGEQAKVKAMVETHNVVWDAVEVETGDLGRGCDEGLYEKLDWSKIGNKADYVPEAIRDCGVGAFVWSTALAYNAKTLKTAPKSWADFWDVKKFPGKRGMRKGAHYNLEFALMADGVAPKDVYKVLSTPEGVDRAFKKLDQLKPNIQWWEAGAQPPQMLAAGDVVMSTAYNGRIDAAQREGQPLQVVWNQSIYDLDYWVIPTGTPNKAAAEKFISFATSTGPQIAYAQHIAYGPVNKQAIGKLDSKTLANLPNSPENGKNALFSDNSFWTDHGEELDQRFTAWAAR from the coding sequence ATGAATACCCATAAAATACTGTGCGCCCTGAGCCTGGCATCGGCCATGATGGCCCTGGGTTCCGGCGTGGCCAGCGCGCGCGATCTCACCGTCGTCAATTTCGGCGGCGCCAACGGCGATGCCCAGGACGCCGCGTTCATCAAGCCTCTGGAAAAACAGACCGGCAAAAAAATCATCACCGTTGCCTATAACGGCGAACAGGCCAAAGTCAAAGCCATGGTCGAAACTCACAATGTCGTGTGGGATGCCGTTGAAGTCGAAACCGGAGATCTGGGCCGCGGCTGCGATGAAGGCCTGTACGAAAAGCTCGACTGGTCAAAAATAGGCAACAAGGCGGACTACGTGCCGGAAGCCATACGCGACTGCGGCGTGGGGGCCTTCGTATGGTCGACCGCCTTGGCCTACAACGCCAAAACCCTGAAAACAGCGCCTAAAAGCTGGGCCGATTTCTGGGACGTGAAAAAATTCCCCGGCAAACGCGGCATGCGCAAAGGCGCCCACTACAACCTGGAATTCGCTCTGATGGCGGACGGCGTCGCCCCCAAGGATGTCTACAAAGTACTGAGCACGCCCGAAGGCGTAGACCGCGCTTTCAAGAAGCTCGACCAGCTAAAGCCCAACATTCAGTGGTGGGAAGCAGGCGCGCAACCTCCGCAAATGCTGGCTGCCGGCGACGTGGTAATGTCTACAGCCTATAACGGCCGCATCGACGCCGCGCAACGTGAAGGACAACCGCTGCAGGTCGTCTGGAACCAGAGCATCTACGACCTGGACTACTGGGTCATCCCCACCGGCACACCCAACAAGGCGGCCGCTGAAAAATTCATCAGCTTCGCCACGTCCACCGGACCTCAAATTGCCTACGCCCAGCATATTGCCTACGGACCCGTAAACAAACAGGCCATCGGCAAACTCGACTCCAAGACCCTGGCCAATCTGCCCAACTCGCCCGAAAACGGCAAGAACGCCTTGTTCTCCGACAATTCGTTCTGGACCGACCATGGCGAAGAACTGGATCAGCGCTTCACCGCCTGGGCGGCCCGCTAG
- a CDS encoding ABC transporter permease gives MTATITNNDAHAIRHAMRAAERKRKWRAFFLVAPLALFLLVIFVIPIGALLQRAVENPEVIATLPKTLETLKGWDGSTAPSDAAYAALAADLGKAKGSSAAGGLARRLNYEIPGYRSLIFKTIRRMPLTGPDGKTLSDADIRTRLIQIDKHWSELPFWQAIASNNTAYSPYYLLASLDLKQNAKGDIVRAPAGTSAFLDIFGRTFLISAVVTILTLILGFPLAYWITTLSKRRANLVIICILIPFWTSVLVRIAAWIVLLQRQGLVNKALISTGITDAPIALLFNRVGVYIAMTHILLPFMILPIFSVMQSVPNTCQRAAISLGSHPFAAFWRVYVPQTYPGIGAGTLLVFIIAIGYYITPALLGGASDQMISYYVAYFTNQTINWGMASALGFILLIGTLLLYSLYRRLSGRELGLG, from the coding sequence ATGACAGCGACGATTACAAACAACGATGCGCATGCAATCAGGCATGCCATGCGGGCCGCCGAACGCAAACGGAAATGGCGCGCGTTCTTTCTGGTCGCCCCCCTGGCCCTGTTCCTGCTGGTCATTTTCGTCATACCTATCGGCGCCCTGCTCCAGCGCGCCGTCGAAAATCCGGAAGTCATCGCCACACTGCCCAAAACCCTGGAAACGCTGAAGGGCTGGGACGGCAGCACTGCCCCGAGCGATGCCGCCTATGCCGCGCTGGCGGCAGACCTGGGCAAGGCCAAAGGATCAAGCGCCGCCGGCGGCCTCGCCCGCAGGCTCAATTACGAGATCCCGGGCTACCGTTCGCTGATTTTCAAAACCATACGCCGCATGCCTCTGACGGGGCCGGACGGCAAGACACTGAGCGACGCGGATATCCGCACCCGTCTCATCCAGATCGACAAACACTGGTCGGAGCTGCCATTTTGGCAGGCGATCGCCAGCAACAATACGGCGTATTCTCCGTACTACCTGCTCGCTTCTCTCGACCTGAAGCAAAACGCCAAGGGCGATATCGTCAGGGCTCCGGCGGGCACATCGGCATTCCTGGATATATTCGGCCGCACATTCCTGATCAGCGCCGTGGTAACCATACTGACACTGATCCTGGGCTTCCCGCTGGCCTACTGGATCACGACACTGTCCAAACGCCGGGCAAACCTGGTCATCATCTGCATACTGATCCCCTTCTGGACCTCGGTGCTGGTGCGTATTGCCGCCTGGATCGTGCTGTTGCAGCGCCAGGGCCTCGTCAACAAGGCGCTTATAAGCACAGGCATTACCGATGCCCCCATCGCCTTGCTGTTCAACCGGGTCGGTGTATATATCGCCATGACCCACATCTTGCTGCCCTTTATGATCCTGCCCATATTCAGCGTGATGCAGTCCGTACCCAATACCTGTCAGCGCGCGGCGATTTCCCTGGGCAGTCATCCCTTTGCGGCATTCTGGCGCGTGTATGTGCCGCAAACCTATCCAGGCATAGGCGCCGGAACGCTCCTGGTCTTCATCATCGCCATCGGCTACTACATCACCCCCGCCCTGCTGGGTGGAGCCAGCGACCAGATGATCAGCTACTACGTTGCCTACTTCACCAATCAAACCATCAACTGGGGCATGGCCAGCGCGCTGGGCTTCATCCTGCTGATCGGCACATTGCTGCTGTACTCGCTGTACCGCAGGCTGTCGGGCCGGGAACTGGGGCTAGGCTGA
- a CDS encoding ABC transporter permease, whose protein sequence is MEKIRSLKFPPYTSRVERAWHYGHRLICLLILVFLLLPILVMIPLSFSDSTLLLYPIQSFSFKWYSALFHSDDWIRAAKNSFIVAPSATLIATVLGTLAAAGLHRIEFHGKGLLMAVLISPMIVPLVVVGVGIYLFFAPYGLVNNYSGLILAHAALGAPFVLTTVTATLQGFNDNLIRASYSLGANPLRTFFKITLPIIAPGVIAGALFAFATSFDEIVVTLFLAGPEQATLPRQMFTGIRENISPIIAAVATILIIFSTALLLTLEWLRGRAQAKTVASGGTPGH, encoded by the coding sequence ATGGAAAAAATCCGCTCTCTCAAATTCCCGCCCTACACATCCAGGGTGGAGCGTGCGTGGCACTACGGCCATCGCCTGATTTGCCTGCTGATCCTGGTTTTCCTGCTGCTGCCCATACTGGTGATGATTCCGCTGTCTTTCAGCGACAGCACATTGCTGCTCTACCCCATCCAGTCGTTCTCGTTCAAATGGTATAGCGCACTGTTTCATTCGGACGACTGGATCCGCGCCGCCAAAAACAGTTTTATCGTCGCGCCATCGGCCACGCTGATCGCCACCGTGCTGGGCACGCTGGCCGCCGCCGGCCTGCACCGTATCGAATTTCACGGCAAGGGATTGCTCATGGCAGTCCTGATTTCACCCATGATCGTTCCGCTAGTGGTGGTGGGCGTCGGGATCTATCTGTTTTTTGCACCTTACGGGCTTGTCAACAACTACAGCGGGCTGATTCTGGCGCATGCGGCGCTCGGTGCTCCTTTTGTTCTCACCACCGTCACGGCCACCCTGCAAGGCTTCAACGATAATCTGATACGAGCCAGCTACAGCCTGGGCGCCAATCCGCTGCGCACGTTTTTCAAAATCACACTGCCCATTATTGCGCCTGGCGTGATCGCCGGCGCCCTGTTTGCATTTGCCACGTCCTTCGATGAAATCGTGGTAACCCTTTTTCTGGCAGGGCCCGAGCAAGCTACCCTGCCGCGCCAGATGTTCACCGGCATACGCGAAAACATCAGCCCCATCATCGCCGCCGTGGCCACCATACTGATCATCTTCTCGACCGCCCTGCTGCTCACCCTGGAGTGGTTGCGCGGACGCGCCCAGGCCAAGACCGTCGCCAGCGGCGGCACTCCAGGGCACTGA
- a CDS encoding mannonate dehydratase: MYISEQLINPDANRLRLSAQLGVERVVIDNRGTELLASDDGRWNKDKLTAYRQWIESFGLKIDVFALDVGSILLTSLVDREAAQRHLEVLQDNIRIAAAAGISCLKYNVQMVGITRTALREGRGGCRYSSFSLSEYSPDADRQFSYWGVGYPSNQEEGGADSSLLCGQQMARQVPEVSQADGWKAIEFLVSGLVPVAQEVGVKLACHPHDPAYPVGGLNGVEHVMGSLDGIARFLALSSSPVHGLNFCQGTVAEMSADPHAAVMEAIERFGKRIFMVHFRNIKGGYLDFSEVFPDEGDVDMYQALLNYRRVGYQGPLCPDHVPVSDQDPNRERFMSFALGYTKALLQASAHQP; encoded by the coding sequence ATGTATATTTCAGAACAGTTGATCAACCCCGATGCCAATCGCCTGCGTCTTTCCGCCCAGTTGGGCGTGGAAAGAGTGGTTATCGACAATCGCGGCACCGAGCTGCTGGCATCGGACGATGGCCGATGGAATAAAGACAAGCTGACGGCCTATCGCCAATGGATCGAAAGTTTCGGTTTGAAGATCGATGTCTTCGCCCTGGATGTGGGGTCGATACTGCTGACGTCTCTGGTGGACAGGGAGGCCGCTCAACGGCACCTGGAGGTGTTGCAGGACAATATCCGTATCGCGGCGGCGGCGGGGATCTCCTGTCTCAAGTACAACGTGCAGATGGTCGGCATTACCCGCACGGCCTTGCGCGAAGGGCGTGGCGGATGCCGTTATTCCAGTTTCAGCCTGAGCGAGTACTCGCCGGATGCGGACCGTCAGTTTTCGTACTGGGGAGTAGGCTATCCCTCGAACCAGGAAGAGGGAGGCGCGGATTCCAGTCTCTTGTGCGGGCAGCAAATGGCGCGCCAGGTTCCCGAAGTGAGCCAAGCCGATGGCTGGAAAGCCATCGAATTCCTGGTATCCGGGCTGGTTCCGGTGGCGCAGGAAGTGGGCGTCAAACTGGCCTGTCATCCGCATGACCCGGCCTATCCCGTCGGCGGGCTGAATGGCGTCGAGCACGTCATGGGTTCGCTCGACGGCATTGCGCGTTTTCTGGCGCTAAGCTCCAGCCCGGTTCACGGTTTGAATTTTTGCCAGGGTACGGTGGCCGAGATGTCGGCCGACCCGCATGCCGCCGTCATGGAAGCCATAGAGCGATTCGGCAAACGCATATTCATGGTTCATTTCCGCAATATCAAGGGGGGCTACCTTGATTTTTCCGAAGTGTTCCCTGACGAGGGCGATGTCGACATGTACCAGGCATTGTTGAACTACCGGCGCGTCGGGTATCAGGGGCCGCTGTGCCCGGATCATGTACCGGTGTCCGACCAGGATCCCAATCGCGAGCGTTTCATGTCTTTTGCGCTGGGCTACACTAAGGCCTTGCTGCAGGCGAGCGCGCACCAGCCATGA
- a CDS encoding nuclear transport factor 2 family protein — protein MAKLTPQFMEAAIRRYFDACNAADYQALIACFTPDAVHYFPPGLPEIPWRGADVIARKWVWCVENLGSRWTIEKVLCSSTEPEAAIEWTHWKTARHTALRGDEWYVFDEASGLIKEIRAYYASAADPGAPICELVDFDYGGRGYHLKPKA, from the coding sequence GTGGCTAAGCTCACTCCTCAATTCATGGAAGCGGCCATACGCCGCTATTTCGATGCCTGCAATGCGGCCGACTACCAGGCACTGATCGCTTGTTTTACTCCGGATGCCGTGCATTATTTCCCGCCCGGCTTGCCTGAAATTCCCTGGCGCGGAGCCGACGTCATTGCCCGCAAGTGGGTATGGTGCGTTGAAAACCTGGGGTCTCGCTGGACCATAGAAAAAGTATTGTGCTCGTCCACAGAGCCCGAAGCGGCGATCGAATGGACACACTGGAAAACGGCCAGGCACACAGCCCTGCGGGGCGATGAATGGTATGTCTTCGATGAAGCCAGCGGACTGATCAAGGAAATCCGCGCGTACTATGCTTCGGCGGCCGATCCCGGCGCGCCGATCTGCGAATTGGTGGATTTCGATTATGGCGGACGCGGCTATCACCTGAAGCCCAAGGCATAA
- a CDS encoding ribonuclease activity regulator RraA yields the protein MGAPHGRKPVPVSSQVIERLKNISSGTLTTQLFKHGLKQCFLVGLKPLNPNCAKFAGEAYTMRFIPTREDIDTYATLTPFSNPDNLQWDAVDQIGPGQVLVIDSRNDTRAASAGNMLLTHMMIKGVAGVVTDGSLRDGQEISRMAIPAYAREVTASTRLSYHHAADLQVPISCAEVAVYPGDIIVGDGDGITVIPRHLAAQLADDGEKQDAFEAYLAMRMAAGEKLYGLYPPNDQTRADYQAWIKQGSDPARAVDIRAEKISG from the coding sequence TTGGGCGCACCACATGGCAGGAAACCGGTACCTGTATCGTCGCAGGTCATAGAGCGGCTCAAGAACATCAGCAGCGGTACGCTGACAACCCAATTGTTCAAGCATGGCCTGAAGCAATGCTTTCTGGTGGGGCTGAAACCGCTCAATCCGAATTGTGCGAAATTCGCCGGCGAGGCGTATACCATGCGTTTCATTCCCACCCGTGAAGATATCGACACCTACGCGACCCTCACTCCTTTTTCGAATCCGGATAATCTGCAATGGGATGCGGTCGATCAAATCGGCCCCGGCCAGGTGCTGGTCATCGACAGCCGCAATGACACGCGTGCGGCGTCGGCCGGCAATATGCTGCTGACGCACATGATGATCAAGGGCGTGGCGGGCGTAGTCACTGATGGGTCTTTGCGCGACGGTCAGGAAATTTCCCGAATGGCGATTCCGGCCTATGCCCGCGAGGTCACGGCGTCGACTCGTTTGTCATACCATCATGCGGCCGATTTGCAGGTTCCCATTAGTTGCGCCGAGGTGGCCGTATATCCTGGCGATATCATTGTGGGCGATGGCGACGGGATTACCGTGATTCCCCGTCATCTGGCCGCGCAACTGGCCGACGACGGCGAAAAGCAGGATGCTTTCGAGGCCTACCTGGCGATGCGGATGGCGGCGGGCGAAAAACTATATGGCCTGTACCCACCCAACGATCAAACGCGGGCCGACTATCAGGCATGGATCAAGCAGGGTTCCGACCCCGCCAGGGCGGTTGATATCCGCGCGGAGAAAATCAGTGGCTAA
- a CDS encoding LacI family DNA-binding transcriptional regulator yields MRNTPPKPRAGAASTNRMEDVALEAQVALVTVSRAINHPSQLAPRTLEKVQAAIQKLGYVPNLTAGSLASAKTRIIAAVVPTISNSFFSETIEALANTLDQHGYQLLLGQTFYREANETKIVEAFLGRRVDGIVLTGIHHEKTLVERLKASGIPVVEMWEHGPHPIDMLVGFSNFDAGRAAARFLIARGYRQLGYLGGYEHRSQQRLQGLRQEAGQHANVSVHAIETASPSPIENGVASLLELKKQAPGLDAVFCSNDMLAASAIYECARQNWKVPGDIAIMGFADLPIASACHPRLTTIRVHRKAMGESTARLLLDRLQGRPIASMAQDLGFDVIGRESA; encoded by the coding sequence GTGCGCAACACTCCCCCCAAACCCAGAGCCGGCGCGGCATCCACCAACCGCATGGAAGACGTGGCCCTCGAGGCCCAGGTCGCGCTGGTTACTGTCTCCCGCGCCATCAACCATCCGTCGCAGCTTGCTCCCAGGACACTGGAAAAAGTACAGGCAGCCATACAGAAACTGGGCTATGTGCCCAATTTGACGGCCGGCAGCCTGGCCTCGGCGAAAACCCGCATCATCGCCGCCGTCGTCCCCACCATATCGAATTCTTTTTTTTCGGAAACCATCGAGGCCCTGGCCAATACGCTCGACCAGCACGGCTACCAATTGCTGCTGGGTCAAACCTTTTATCGAGAGGCCAATGAAACCAAAATCGTCGAGGCATTCCTGGGGCGCCGGGTCGACGGCATCGTGCTGACCGGCATACATCACGAAAAAACGCTGGTGGAACGGCTCAAGGCTTCAGGCATCCCTGTGGTCGAAATGTGGGAGCACGGCCCCCATCCCATCGATATGCTGGTGGGGTTTTCGAATTTCGACGCAGGCCGCGCCGCGGCCCGTTTCCTGATAGCCAGGGGCTACAGGCAGCTCGGTTATCTGGGCGGCTACGAACATCGATCGCAGCAACGCTTGCAGGGACTGCGCCAGGAAGCAGGGCAGCATGCCAATGTATCGGTTCACGCCATAGAAACGGCATCACCCTCGCCCATCGAAAACGGTGTCGCCAGCCTGCTTGAATTAAAGAAACAGGCCCCCGGCCTCGACGCTGTTTTTTGCAGCAACGACATGCTGGCGGCCAGCGCCATCTACGAGTGCGCGCGCCAGAACTGGAAAGTTCCCGGCGATATCGCGATCATGGGCTTTGCCGATCTGCCTATCGCCAGCGCCTGCCATCCGCGGCTCACCACCATACGCGTGCACCGCAAGGCAATGGGAGAATCCACCGCCCGATTGCTGCTCGACCGTCTGCAAGGCCGTCCAATTGCCTCGATGGCCCAGGACCTGGGCTTTGATGTAATCGGGCGTGAAAGCGCCTAG
- a CDS encoding tryptophan--tRNA ligase, whose protein sequence is MNTRVLTGITTSGTPHLGNYAGAIRPSIRASAQPEVDAFYFMADYHALIKCDDPERIARSRLEIAATWIAAGLDTDKVTFYRQSDIPEIPELCWMLTCVTPKGLMNRAHAYKASVDQNELKQLEPDDGITMGLFSYPILMAADILMFNANKVPVGRDQIQHLEMTRDIAQRFNHLYGGGKEYFVLPEVQIEEDVATLPGLDGRKMSKSYDNTIPLFEGGAKALRAAVMRIVTDSRQPGEPKDAEGSHLYTIYRAFAAPDESADFRRLLEEGLGWGDAKQMLCERLERELAPMRLRYIELMSQPERIESILQEGAAKARKLSAPLMAELREAVGLRQAAKTVAKGKAKEKSGGKKARFVSFRDEAGDFRFRLLAADGQELLLSEPFANPRQSGQAIQALRSGILDELFTEHEGVVSLRIENAVVGRLVASQLPQLREALRELDAE, encoded by the coding sequence ATGAATACCCGTGTATTGACAGGCATTACGACATCCGGAACTCCGCATCTGGGCAATTACGCCGGAGCAATCCGCCCGTCGATCCGGGCCAGCGCGCAGCCCGAGGTCGATGCTTTTTATTTCATGGCCGATTATCACGCCCTGATCAAATGCGACGATCCCGAACGCATCGCCCGTTCACGCCTGGAAATTGCCGCCACCTGGATTGCGGCCGGGCTCGATACCGATAAAGTCACGTTTTATCGCCAGTCCGACATCCCTGAAATTCCCGAACTGTGCTGGATGCTGACCTGCGTGACCCCCAAAGGGCTCATGAATCGTGCACATGCCTACAAGGCCTCGGTCGATCAGAATGAGCTCAAGCAGCTTGAACCCGACGACGGGATCACGATGGGGCTGTTTTCCTATCCCATCCTCATGGCTGCCGATATTCTCATGTTCAACGCCAACAAGGTGCCTGTGGGCCGGGATCAGATCCAGCATCTGGAGATGACGCGCGATATTGCTCAGCGCTTCAACCATTTGTACGGCGGCGGCAAAGAGTATTTCGTCTTGCCGGAGGTTCAGATCGAGGAAGACGTGGCGACCCTTCCAGGGCTTGACGGGCGGAAGATGTCCAAAAGCTATGACAACACCATTCCCTTGTTCGAGGGCGGCGCCAAAGCCTTGCGTGCCGCCGTCATGCGGATTGTCACGGATTCGCGCCAGCCGGGTGAGCCCAAGGATGCCGAGGGCTCGCATCTTTATACGATATATCGCGCTTTTGCGGCGCCGGACGAGTCCGCCGATTTTCGCCGACTGCTTGAAGAAGGGCTGGGATGGGGCGACGCCAAGCAAATGCTGTGCGAACGCCTTGAGCGGGAACTCGCGCCCATGCGTTTGCGCTATATCGAATTGATGTCGCAGCCCGAACGCATTGAATCGATATTGCAGGAAGGGGCCGCCAAGGCACGCAAATTGTCGGCGCCGCTGATGGCCGAGTTGCGTGAAGCCGTGGGGCTGCGCCAGGCCGCAAAAACCGTTGCAAAAGGCAAGGCAAAAGAAAAGTCGGGCGGTAAGAAAGCCCGGTTTGTCAGCTTCCGCGATGAGGCGGGTGATTTTCGCTTTCGTTTGCTGGCAGCCGATGGCCAGGAGCTTTTGTTGTCCGAGCCTTTTGCCAACCCCCGCCAATCGGGGCAGGCGATTCAGGCCTTGCGGTCCGGAATCCTGGACGAGCTATTCACCGAGCACGAAGGAGTTGTCAGCCTGCGCATCGAGAATGCCGTGGTTGGCCGCCTTGTCGCAAGCCAATTGCCGCAACTGCGCGAAGCGCTGCGCGAACTGGATGCGGAATAA
- the zapE gene encoding cell division protein ZapE — protein sequence MNVREYYQKALVERSYQPDAAQLAAVDRLQRYFDDWLAFKQARSNGLKKIFNRPDVPRGIYLWGGVGRGKSFLMDAFYLTVPVKRKTRLHFHEFMRGVHRELGEVKGQQDPLDEVARRVARRYRLICFDEFHVSDIADAMILYRLLRKLFELGTSFVMTSNYEPSTLYPDGLQRDRLLPAIKLIQDRMDILNVDAGVDYRRLALQQLRVYMTPITDNTDGELRAAFERLSDTAPQDPVLTIEGREIRAIALSGSIVWFDFVTLCGGPRSQIDYLDMASRFHTVILSDVPCMGPRHSSEARRFTWLIDVFYDHKIKLIISAECKPDELYTHGALANEFHRTVSRIMEMQSREYLESERRAAVTL from the coding sequence ATGAATGTTCGCGAGTATTATCAGAAGGCGCTTGTGGAGCGCAGCTATCAACCCGACGCAGCCCAATTGGCCGCCGTCGACCGCTTGCAGCGCTACTTCGATGACTGGCTGGCTTTCAAGCAGGCTCGCTCCAACGGTCTGAAGAAGATCTTCAATCGGCCCGATGTTCCTCGCGGCATATACCTGTGGGGCGGAGTGGGTCGCGGCAAGAGCTTCCTGATGGACGCGTTCTATCTTACGGTCCCGGTCAAACGCAAGACACGCCTGCATTTTCACGAGTTCATGCGCGGGGTGCATCGCGAGCTCGGGGAGGTCAAGGGCCAGCAGGATCCTCTTGACGAAGTGGCGCGCCGCGTTGCCCGGCGCTATCGCCTGATTTGCTTCGACGAGTTCCACGTATCGGATATTGCCGATGCGATGATTCTCTATCGTCTTTTGCGCAAGCTGTTCGAACTGGGCACCTCCTTTGTCATGACTTCGAATTACGAGCCGTCGACCCTGTATCCGGATGGCTTGCAGCGCGATCGGCTTTTGCCCGCGATCAAACTGATCCAGGATCGCATGGATATACTTAATGTCGATGCGGGAGTCGATTACCGCCGTCTTGCCCTTCAACAGCTGCGTGTGTACATGACGCCCATTACCGACAATACCGACGGCGAGTTGCGAGCCGCTTTCGAGCGGCTGTCGGATACGGCGCCGCAAGATCCGGTGTTGACGATCGAAGGTCGCGAGATCAGGGCCATTGCCCTGAGCGGCAGCATTGTATGGTTTGATTTCGTCACATTATGCGGCGGCCCCCGTTCGCAAATCGATTACCTCGACATGGCCAGCCGGTTTCATACCGTGATTCTTTCGGACGTGCCCTGCATGGGGCCGCGGCACTCTTCGGAAGCACGGCGGTTTACCTGGCTGATCGACGTGTTTTATGATCACAAAATCAAGCTCATCATTTCGGCCGAGTGCAAACCCGACGAGCTATATACCCACGGTGCTTTGGCCAACGAATTTCACCGTACCGTTTCCCGTATCATGGAGATGCAGTCCCGCGAATACCTGGAGTCGGAGCGCAGGGCGGCCGTCACTCTTTGA
- the lpdA gene encoding dihydrolipoyl dehydrogenase, which translates to MAKQFDAVVIGAGPGGYVAAIRAAQLGMTVACIDAWSTADGKPAPGGTCTNVGCIPSKALLQSSEHYEQANHHFAEHGIEIKEVGLKLDTLLGRKNNVVKQNNDGIMYLFKKNKITFFHGTGSFVAQVDGGWSIKVSGTSDEDLVARHVIVATGSSARALPGLPFDEKQVVSNDGALSIPSVPKKLGVIGAGVIGLEMGSVWRRLGAEVTILEAMPDFLAAADQQVAKEAQKAFAKQGLVIQTGVKIGEVKAAAKSITIPYTDAAGAEHKLVVDKLIVSIGRVPNTQGLGVETVGLKLDERGFVLVDADCKTNLPNVWAVGDVVRGPMLAHKAEEEGVAVAERIAGQHGHVNFDTIPWVIYTSPEIAWVGKTEQQLKTEGRQYKAGSFPFLANGRARALGDTTGFAKVLADASTDEVLGVHIVGPMASELIAEAVTIMEFRGAAEDIARICHAHPTLSEALKEAALAVDKRALNF; encoded by the coding sequence ATGGCTAAACAATTCGACGCTGTCGTTATTGGCGCTGGGCCCGGCGGGTATGTTGCTGCGATTCGCGCCGCTCAATTGGGCATGACCGTTGCATGCATCGACGCCTGGAGCACCGCCGACGGAAAACCGGCACCGGGCGGGACTTGCACCAATGTCGGTTGCATTCCATCCAAGGCTTTGCTGCAGTCGTCCGAGCATTACGAGCAGGCCAACCATCATTTTGCCGAGCACGGCATCGAGATCAAAGAAGTCGGGCTTAAGCTCGATACGCTGCTTGGCCGCAAGAACAATGTCGTCAAGCAAAACAACGACGGCATTATGTACTTGTTCAAAAAGAACAAGATAACGTTCTTTCACGGCACCGGTTCATTTGTGGCGCAGGTCGACGGAGGCTGGTCGATCAAGGTCTCCGGCACCTCGGATGAAGATCTGGTGGCCAGGCACGTGATCGTGGCGACGGGTTCGTCCGCGCGCGCCTTGCCCGGACTGCCTTTCGACGAAAAACAGGTCGTGTCCAACGATGGCGCGCTCAGCATTCCTTCCGTTCCCAAAAAACTCGGCGTGATTGGCGCCGGTGTGATCGGTCTTGAAATGGGCAGCGTCTGGCGCCGTCTGGGCGCCGAGGTCACCATACTCGAAGCCATGCCCGATTTTCTCGCCGCAGCCGATCAGCAGGTTGCCAAAGAAGCCCAAAAGGCATTCGCCAAGCAAGGCCTTGTCATACAAACCGGTGTCAAGATCGGTGAAGTCAAGGCTGCGGCCAAGAGCATCACTATTCCCTACACCGACGCTGCCGGCGCCGAGCATAAACTGGTGGTCGACAAGCTCATCGTTTCGATTGGCCGTGTACCCAACACTCAGGGACTGGGTGTCGAAACCGTCGGGCTCAAGCTCGATGAGCGCGGTTTTGTGCTGGTAGACGCCGACTGCAAAACCAATTTGCCCAATGTGTGGGCCGTGGGTGACGTGGTTCGTGGCCCCATGCTGGCGCACAAGGCCGAAGAGGAAGGTGTGGCCGTGGCGGAACGCATTGCCGGGCAGCACGGACATGTCAACTTCGATACCATACCCTGGGTTATTTACACTTCGCCCGAGATCGCCTGGGTGGGCAAAACCGAACAGCAGTTGAAAACGGAAGGCCGCCAATACAAGGCCGGAAGTTTCCCGTTTCTGGCTAATGGCCGCGCTCGCGCCTTGGGAGACACGACCGGATTTGCCAAGGTACTGGCCGACGCCAGCACCGATGAAGTCCTGGGTGTGCATATCGTCGGGCCAATGGCCTCCGAACTGATTGCCGAAGCTGTCACCATCATGGAGTTCCGCGGTGCGGCTGAAGATATAGCCCGAATCTGCCATGCTCATCCGACTTTGTCCGAGGCCCTCAAAGAGGCTGCGCTGGCTGTCGACAAGCGTGCGCTGAATTTTTAA